CGGCACCAAGGGCATCGAGACCATCCTGCGCTACTCGGTGTTCAACACCGTGCCGACGCTGGTGGAGCTGTCGTTCGTCTGCGGCATTCTCGCCTGGCAGTTCGGCTGGGTGTATGCGGCGGTGACGGCGGTCACCGTGCTGTTCTACATCGCCTTCACCTACCGGGCGACGGAGTGGCGCCTGGGCCTGCGCCGCGCCATGAACGATGCGGATACCGACGCTAACACCAAGGCCATCGATAGCCTGCTCAACTTCGAGACGGTGAAATATTTCGCCAACGAGGAGCACGAGGCGAGCCGCTTCGACAGGTCCATGGCGCGCTATGAAAAGGCGGCGACCCGCACCATGACCTCGCTTGCGGTGCTCAACTCCGGCCAGATCGTCATCTTCACCATCGGGCTGGCCGCCATCACCATCATGGCCGCGCGCGACGTGGTCTCAGGCGCCATGACCGTAGGCGACTTCGTGCTGATCAATGCCTTTCTCATCCAGCTTTACATGCCGCTGAACTTCCTCGGTTCCACCTATCGCGACATCAAGCAGGGGCTGATCGATATCGAGGCCATGTTCCAGCTGCTCGGCGTGGCGCCGGAGATCAGGGACAAGCCCGGCGCGCCGGATTTGCGCGTCAGCGCCGGCGAGATCGTGTTCGACGACGTGCATTTCGCCTACGACCCCGAGCGGCCGATCCTGCGTGGGGTGAGCTTCACGGTGCCCGCCGGCGCGACTGTGGCGATCGTCGGTCCGTCCGGCGCCGGCAAGTCGACCATCTCGCGCCTCCTCTATCGATTCTACGACGTGAACCGCGGCACGATCCGCATCGACGGACAATCCATCGCCGATGTCACCCAGGTGAGCCTGCGCCGCGCCATCGGCATGGTCCCGCAGGACACGGTGCTGTTCAACGATTCGATCCGCTACAACATCGAATATGGCCGGCCCGGCGCCAGCGACGAGGAGATCATCGAAGCCGGAAGGCTCGCGCAGGTGCATGAGTTCATCATGGGGCTGCCCCACGGCTACAAGACCATCGTGGGCGAGCGCGGGCTCAAGCTGTCGGGGGGTGAGAAGCAGCGCGTGGCGATCGCGCGCACCATACTGAAGGGGCCGCCGATCCTGGTGCTGGACGAGGCGACCTCGGCGCTCGACACCCATA
The sequence above is drawn from the Rhodoligotrophos defluvii genome and encodes:
- a CDS encoding ABCB family ABC transporter ATP-binding protein/permease, with the translated sequence MPADTKAMPPAPSRSGHIATMRAVLPYLWPEHRPDLRLRVVLALIALVAAKITTVATPYAFKYAVDALAPVSAADAARAPGAALAVAAVPLALILAYAAGRIAMVLFAQLRDGLFARVGQSAVRRLADRTFRHLHDLSLRFHLERRTGGLSRIVERGTKGIETILRYSVFNTVPTLVELSFVCGILAWQFGWVYAAVTAVTVLFYIAFTYRATEWRLGLRRAMNDADTDANTKAIDSLLNFETVKYFANEEHEASRFDRSMARYEKAATRTMTSLAVLNSGQIVIFTIGLAAITIMAARDVVSGAMTVGDFVLINAFLIQLYMPLNFLGSTYRDIKQGLIDIEAMFQLLGVAPEIRDKPGAPDLRVSAGEIVFDDVHFAYDPERPILRGVSFTVPAGATVAIVGPSGAGKSTISRLLYRFYDVNRGTIRIDGQSIADVTQVSLRRAIGMVPQDTVLFNDSIRYNIEYGRPGASDEEIIEAGRLAQVHEFIMGLPHGYKTIVGERGLKLSGGEKQRVAIARTILKGPPILVLDEATSALDTHTEREIQAALSQVSRNRTTLVIAHRLSTVVDADEIIVLVDGRIAERGTHSALLARGGIYAGMWNRQREEEHAREVIEEAEFPFSEPFPADDHGLDDDGIHRVDETDIADSRPDVEDRAATARAPGAHASGARAPEEIAGR